The Constrictibacter sp. MBR-5 DNA window CATCCCGATGGCCGACCGCGGCGGCGTGGAGGGCGATCCGGCCTGTGCGGGCGGCGAGCTGCCGCAGCACCGTATTGGCGAAGATCGACACCACGTCCACCGGCGGAACGTCCCCCTGCCAAACGGCGTGTACGGAGCGATCGCCCTCGGCGATCGTATAGGCGAGATCGCGATCCGGTTCGCTGAAACGCACGACCGCCCCGCCGTTCGGCGCCCCTGCCGAGGCCCCGGCCGTGAAGTCGAAATCGCCCGGACCTCCGATGCGCAACGGCTCGAACAGATCCGGCCATGCGAACGCGCTTCGAACCGACAGGCCGTGAAGGCCATAGACTGGCTTCACGTCAGAAAGGGCCTCGCCATGAAAGGGAAAATCTCGACCGGAACGGACAGACGCGGGAGTGCAGCTAGTCCGCCGCACCCGAAACCCGAACAATCAGCCGACGTTGCAGGAGACCATCGACGAAACGTTTCGAATGATCGAGCGCCTCGCCTTCCTGCAACCCATAGCGCCGCACCAGAGCGTCGGCCAGATCGCCGATACCGCATGGCGTTTCGAGCCGATCCCAGAGCAACCCGGCGGAACCGCGCAGACCGTGATACCTGCCGGTCTCCTGACTGATCATGACGGTCTCGCCGTCGAGTTCGGCTGAGAGTACGCCGTCGGCCTGTCGATACGCGAGACTCGTCACCGTCGCTCAATTCCTGATTGAAAAGCGGATACTACGCCGCATAAAGCCCGACTCCCGCACCGTCGCGGCTCTGCAGACCACGTCGACACCCGCCTGCCGATGACTTTTCGATCGGGGACGTCGGTTTGGAATCTCGACCGACCCGGCCTCAGCTGTAGCCGAACCCGTCATACGTCCCAGCGCCTTGATCGCTGCGTGTTTCTTTCGCCACGTCGCCATAATCCACGATGACGGGAGGCTCGAACGCAACCGTTTCGTGCGCGGTATTTCGATCGGCTGCGTTCGCCACGTCCATCATATCGGACTCCAACCCTCGCTACATTTGTGTCGCTCACGCACTGTAGCGTGACCCCGCTCGAACGACAATCCGCCGTGGCGAGCGGCCGGGTGGATCTGCATCAGGGCGTGCGCGTAACGGCGGTCCGACCGGCGGGCGAACGCGTCCTGGTCGAATGCGCCGATCCCGGCCGCACCTTCGACGCGGCCTTCGTGATCGGGGCGGACGGTCCGGCCGGCATCACCGCGCGCAGCGTCGGCCTCCGGCGGAACGAAGGGCGTCGCTCCGGCGCCGTATCAGGCGGCGGTGACGCCGCCGTCGATGACCAGTTCCGATCCGTTCATGTAGCTGGACGCGTCCGACGACAGGAACAGGATGCCGTTGGCGATGTCCTGGGCCGAGCCGCTGCGGCCGACCGGGATGTTGCGCTTCATGCGCTTGGCCGGGTCGAGGTCGTTCGAACCCATTTGGAAGGACGGGTCGTCGGGGAACATCTTGCCCCAGAGCGGCGTGATGATGATGCCCGGATGCACCGAGTTGCAGCGGATGTTGTCGCCGTTCGTGGCGCATTCCAGCGCAGTCGACTTGGTGAAGAGGCGCACGGCCCCCTTCGTGGCGGTATAGGCGGCGAGGCCGGCGCTGCTGCCGACGAGGCCGGCGACCGACGAGATGTTGACGATCGCCCCGCCACCGCCCTGGCGCATCGCCGGGATGGCGTGCTTGGTGCCGAGGAAGACCCCGTCGACGTTGACCGCCTGCTGCCGGCGCCATTCGGCCAGGGTCATGTCGGTGATCGGGCAGTTCACGCAGATGCCGGCATTGTTCACCAGCACGTCGAGCCGGCCGAAGGCGTCGAGCGTCGCCTTTACCGCATCGATCCACTGCTGCTCTTCCGTGACATCGAGATGGACGGCCTTCGCCCGGCCGCCGGCCTTGGCGATCCCGGCCACGACTTCGGCACTCAGTGCGTCGTCCACGTCGGCGACGATCACCGCCGCCCCCTCGCGCGCCAGCGTCTCGCACGCCGCCCGCCCGATTCCCGACGCCCCGCCCGAGACCAGCGCCACCTTGCCGTCGACCTGACCCATCTTCCTCTCCTCCGCAGGATTCGTCTTGCACGGCCCTCGTCCGGGGCCGCTTCACATCCGGCGATACGGTAGCGCGGGCCCCGGCGACACGGTAGGGCCACGCGGGGAGACACGAATGGCACACCTCACCCTGGGGCGGCCGCCATAGGGACAAAAAGTCACCGGACCAAGACTTCACCGCGCGCAGACATTCAACCGGCATTTACGTATTGCAGCCATAGTCGAGTGCTGCGGATCGGTCGCCGACATCACGCGACTGCCGCCTGTCTCGGCGATCCAAGAGTTCTTCTCGATGAACAAGTTGCTACCTCAGTGGCGGATCGGCGGTCTGCTGACCGGTCTGTTTGCCGTTGTGCTCGCGGTCCTGACCGGCTTCATCGGCCTGTCGATCTTCCACGCCGTGGTCCAGAAGCACGACGCCGACCAGGTCGCCGAGGCCACGCTCGCCGCGCGCGACGTGTTCGCCGGCCTGCAGACGACCCGTCTGGAGCGCGGACCCGTGCGGAACGCCCTGCAGGGACCGTCACCGGCGGAGAAGAGCTTCATCGCGACCGTCGCGGACCTGCGCGCCAAGTCGCGCGCGGCGACCGCCAGCGTCATCGACATCTGCGCCAACCTGGACTGCGCCCCCGGCATCACTGCGGACGCGCTGCGCGCATCGCGCGACAAGATCGAGGCGCTGCGCACCCAGGTCGACAGCGCCCTGACGGCCGGTCTGGCCGAACGCCCCAAGGACATCGCCAAGGCGTGGGACACCGCGGCAACTAGCGTCGTGGACCACCTCGAGGCGATTTCCGGGTCCCTCGGCGAGCGGGTGCGCATGGTCGACCCGATCATCGGCGAGCTGATCGCGATCAAGGATGCGGCCTATCTGGCGCGCGACGCAGTCGGCCTGAGCCGCAACCTCGTCTCCGGCGCCATGGACGCCGGGACGATCGACGCGAAACGGCGCACCGAGATGGCGCGGTTGCGGGGTCAGGCGGAGACCGGCTGGGGCATGGTCCAGGACCTGACCAAGCGGCCCGGCACGCCCGCCGAGATCCTGGCCGCCGTTGCGGCCGCCAAGGGCGCCTATGCCGAGACGCTGGTTAAGCAGCGCGACGCGATCGAACAGGCGATCGAGGCCGGCCAGCCCGTACCGGTCGGCAAGAGCGAGTGGGTCACCGTCAGCAACGCGGCTCTCGACAGCCTCGCCGGCATCTCCACCACCGCGCTCGACCTCACCCTCGCCCATGCCAGGGCCCGCTCCGACGCGGCGCAGGGACAGCTGCTCCTGCAGGGCGGGCTGCTCGCCTTCGCAATCCTGGTCGGGATCGTCGGCCTGGCGATCATCCGCGGCCGCGTCACCCGCCCGATCGCCGCGATCACCCGCGCGATGCGCCAAGTGGCCGGCGGCGACCTATCCACCGCAGTGCCCTACGGCGACCGCCGGGACGAGATCGGCGAACTGGCCGGCGCCCTGGTCGTGTTCAAGGAGACGGCGGCCGAGCGCGCCCGCATGCAGGCCGTGACGGCCGAGGAGCAGGAGCGGCGCGAACGCAGCCGACAGGCCGTCGACGCGCTGATTCGCGGGTTCGAGGCCGAGATCGCAGCCCTGCTGCAGACCGTCTCCACCGCCGGCTCCGACCTGAACGCCACCGCCACAGCGATGAACGGTGCGGCGGTCGAGGAGGCCGAGCAGGCGAACACCGTCGTCACCGCATCGGAACAGGCGAGCGCCAACGTCCAGACCGTCGCCGCAGCCTCCGAGGAACTCTCCAAGTCGATCGAGGAGATCGGCCAGCAGGTCGACCAGTCGCAGACCATCGCCCGCCAAGCCGTCGGCGAGGCGCAGCGCACCAACCAAACCGTCGCCGGCCTGGTCGAGGCGGCGCAGAAGGTCGGGCACGTCGTCGACCTGATCAACTCGATCGCGGCACAGACCAACCTGCTGGCGCTTAACGCGACCATCGAGGCGGCACGCGCCGGCGACGCCGGCAAGGGCTTCGCGGTGGTGGCGAGCGAGGTGAAAAACCTCGCCAACCAGACCGCGAAGGCGACCGAAGAGATCGCGTCGCAGATCCAGGCCATGCAAGGCGTCAGCGGCGAGGCCGCGACGGCGATCCAGGGCATCGGGTCGACCATCGTGCGCATCGACGAGATCGCGACGGCCATCGCCGCCGCCGTGGAGGAGCAGAACGCCGCCACGCTGGAGATCGCCCGCAACGTGCAGCAAGCGGCCCAGGGCACCGAGCAGGTGTCGCACAGCATCCTGGGCATCCGCGACGCCGCCGGCCAGACCAGCGCCCGCGCCGATCAGGTGCTGTCGGCGTCCGACGCCCTGTCGCTCCAGGCCTCGGCGATTAGGGAACGCGTGGAGCACTTCCTGAAGGCGGTCCAGGCCGCCTGAGCGCCTTCGCGCTGCCGATCGGAACGACCGACAGCCCCGGTGCGCGAGCGTCGCGTCGGGGCTGTCGGCGTATCAGATGTTCGCCTGCGACTGACCGCGCCACACGGTCCGGATTTTCCAGACCGTCCTACAGCAGGTCCCTGAGCATCGCGACCAGCGGCTTGTCGGCCGGGGGCATGGGGTAGTCGCCCATCCTGACCGGGCGGACCCAGGCGAGTTCCTGGCCTTCGCGGGCGGCGGCGGTGCCCTTCCAGACGCGGCAGACGTAGAGCGGCATCAGGAGGTGGAACGTCTCGTATGCGTGCGAGGCGAAGGTGAAGGGGGCGAGGCAGGCCTCATCGGTCTCGATGCCGAGTTCCTCGCGCAGTTCGCGGATGAGGGCGGCCTCGGGCCGTTCGCCGGGGTCGACCTTGCCGCCGGGGAACTCCCAGAGGCCGGCGAGCGCCTTGCCGGGTGGACGGCGGGCGAGGAGGACGCGGCCGTCGGGGTCGACCAGCGCGACCGCGACGACCAGCAGGATGGGTGCGTCCGCCTCCGCCGCTTCCATCGTCAGCTGCGGTAGGAGCCGTTGATGTCGATGTAGCCGTGCGTCAGGTCGCAGGTCCACACGGTGGCGCGGCCGCGACCCAGCCCGAGGTCGACGCCGATGCGGATCTCCTGGCCCTTCATGTGCGCCGCGACCGGCGTCTCGTCGTAGCCTTCGACCAGCTGGCCGTCCTTGGTGATCTGCACGCCGCCGACCGAGATGGCGAGGCGGTCGCGGTCGGCCTTCTCGCCCGACTTGCCGACCGCCATGACGATGCGGCCCCAGTTGGCGTCCTCACCGGCGATGGCGGTCTTCACGAGCGGCGAGTTGGCGATGGCGAGGCCGATGCGCTTGGCCGCACGGGCGGAGGTGGCGCCCGTCACCTCGATGGTGACGAACTTGGTCGCCCCCTCGCCGTCGCGCACGATCTGGTGGGCGAGGTCGAGGCAGATGGAATCGAGGGCGCGGCGGAACTCGCGCAGGGCCGGCTCGGTCGACGATTCCACCGCGCGGTGCGCCGCCTGCCCGGTCGCGCACAGGATGACGGTGTCGCTGGTCGAGGTGTCGCTGTCGACGGTGGTGCAGTTGAACGAACGGTCGGCCGAGCGGTTGAGCAGCACCTGGAGCACGCCGGCCGGGATGTTCGCGTCGGTGAAGACGAAGGCGAACATCGTCGCCATGTCGGGCGCGATCATGCCCGAGCCCTTGGCGATGCCGTTGATCGTGACCTCGGCGGCACCGATACGCGCCTTGCGGGTCGCGACCTTGGGGAAGGTGTCGGTGGTGAGGATCGCGGCCGCGGCGGTGGACCACGCCTCCGGGCGCAGGCCGTCGCGCAGGGCGGGCAGCGCGGCCGGGATCTTCTCATGGTCGAACGGCTCGCCGATGACGCCGGTCGAGGCGACGAAGATCTCGTCCTCGGAACAGCCGAGCAGTTCGGCCGCCTTCGCGACGGTGGCGGCGACGGTACGGTCGCCGCGGGCTCCGGTGAAGGCGTTGGAGTTGCCGGAGTTGGCGACGATCGCGCGCGCCTTGCCGTGGCTGAGGGCGCGGCGGCACCAGAGGACCGGGGCGGAGGCCGTCTGCGAGCGGGTGAAGACGCCGGCCACGGTGGTGCCGGGGTCAAGTTCGGCCATGAACAGGTCGTCGCGGCCCTTGTAGCGGATGCCGCAGTTGACGGCGCCGACGCGCACGCCGGCGATGGGGGGCAGGTCGGGAATGGTCGTCGGAGCGAGCGGCGATCTCGGCGGCACGGGCGGCTTCCTCGGATCCTTGGCGGGGTATCAGCCTTATCCGGTCCCGGTGGCGCCACTGTCAATCGGCGCGCGCGCCGCGGGTGCCCGGCGGCCGGCCGGCCGTGCCTTTCGGCCACGGGTCGGCGCCCCGACGCGATAGCGCCGGTCGGCCAGCGAGACGAGGCCGCCGAGGGTCATGATGACCGCTCCCGCCCAGAGCCAGGGCGCCAGCGGCTTGTCGTAGATGCGCACCGCCCAGCCGCCGTCCGGATAGGCGTCGCCGAGGACGACGTAGAGGTCGCCGAAGCCGGTCGTGCGGATCGCGGCCTCCGTCGTGTTGGTGCCGGCGACGGGATAGATGCGCTTCTCCGGCAGCAGGATCTCGCCGCTGCTCTCCAGGCGGAAGCGGCCGACGTCGGCGATGTAGTTCGGGCCTTCCGTACGCGACACGCCCTGGAAGGTCAGGCGATGGCCGGCGATCTCGATCCGGTCGCCCGGCCGGACGACGCGGATGTCTTCGCTGGTCCAGGCGGTCAGGCCGACGAGGCCGGCCATCACGATGCCGACGCCGGCATGGGCGATCGTCATGCCCCAGGCCGAGCGCGGCAGGTTGCGGGCGCGGCTCCAGACGGTGGCGGCCGGCGCGCGGAACAGCGCGATGCGTTCCGCCACCTCGGCGAGCGCGCCCAGGACGAGCCAGGCGGCCAGCGCCAGGCCGAACACGGCCAGCAGCGGGCCGCCGCCGCGCCACCACCATGCGACGGCCCCGATCGCAGCGGCGCCGAGGGCGGCCATCCAGACGCGCTGTGCCACGCCGGCGAGGTCGGCACGCTTCCAGGCGAGGAACGGGCCGAGCGGCACCAGCAGCAGCAGCGCCGCCATCAGCGGCCCGAAGGTCGCGTTGAAATAGGGCGGCCCCACCGAAATCTTGCCGCCGCCGACCGCGTCCAGGAACAGCGGGTAGAGCGTACCGAAGAACACCGTCGCGGTCGCCGTGCAGAGGACGAGGTTGTTCAGGACGAGCGCGCCCTCGCGGCTGACCGGGGCGAAGAAGCCCTCGCTGCGCAGCGACGGCGCGCGGATCGCATAGAGGGTGAGCGCGCCGCCGATCGCGACGACCAGCAGCAGCAGGATGAAGATGCCGCGCTCCGGGTCGGTGGCGAAGGCGTGCACCGAGGTGAGCACGCCCGAGCGGACCAGGAAGGTGCCGATCAGGCTGAGCGAGAAGGTCAGGATGGCGAGCAGGATGGTCCAGCTCTTCAGCGCGTTGCGCTTCTCCACCACCGTCGCCGAATGCAGCAGCGCAGTGCCCGACAGCCAGGGCAACAGCGAGGCATTCTCGACCGGATCCCAGAACCAGAAGCCGCCCCAGCCGAGCTCGTAATAGGCCCACCAGCTGCCCAGCGCGATGCCGAGCGTCAGGCCGCACCAGGCGAGCAGGGTCCAGGGCCGCACCCAGCGCGCCCAGGCGGCGTCGACGCGGCCCTCGATCAGCGCGGCAACGGCGAAGGAGAAGACGATCGAGAAGCCGACATAGCCGAGATAGAGGAAGGGCGGGTGGAAGGCGAGGCCGGGATCCTGGAGCAGCGGGTTGAGGTCGCGGCCGTCGGCCGGCGGCATCGGCAGCCGCGCGAACGGGTTCGAGGTGAAGAGCATGAAGGCGAGGAAGCCCGCCGAGATCATCGCCTGCACCGCCAGCGTGCGCGCCTGCAGCGTCTCCGGCAGGTTGCGCCCGAAACTGGCGACGGCGGCGCCGAACAGGGTGAGGATCAGCACCCAGAGCAGCAGCGAGCCCTCGTGGTTCCCCCAGACGCCGGAGATCTTGTAGATCAGCGGCTTCAGCGAATGGGAGTTGGCGACCACCAGTTCGACGGAAAAGTCCGACGTGACGAAGGCGTTGGTCAGCGCCAGGAAGGCCGCCAGGACCAGGAGGAACTGCAGCTGCGCCGCCGGCCGCGCCACGGCCGTCAGCCCCGGAATGCCGCGGGACGCGCCGATCAGCGGCAGCACGGACTGGAGCAGCGCCACCGCCAGAGCCATGACGACGGCGAAATGGCCGAGTTCGACGCTCATCGCGGGCCGCTCCCTCTCAACGGTCTCGGGCTAGTGCGCGGTGGTGCGCAGGTGGTCGGCCTGCTTCAGGGCGGCGGCGACCTCGGGCGGCATGTAGTTCTCGTCGTGCTTTGCGAGCACCTCGGCCGCCGCGAAAGAGCCGTCCGCCTCCAGCCGGCCGTTGACGATGACCCCCTGCCCTTCGCGAAAAAGGTCGGGAAGGATGCCGGTATAATGGACCGGCACCGTCTTCACCGTATCGGTGATCCGGAAACTGACCCGGGCCGTGCGGGAATCGCGCACGACGCTGCCTTCCTCGACGAGGCCGCCGAGGCGGACGCGCTGCCCCGGCTCGACGCCCTTGGCCGCGAGTTCGGTCGGGCTGAAGAAGAAGACGAGATTGTCCTCGAACGCCGTCAGCATGAGCGCCGTCGCCGTGCCCAGCGAGAGCAGGGCCAGTCCGACGAGATAGAGGCGGCGGCGCTTGCGGGTCATGGCTCGATGCTAACGCGGCGGGCTGCTTCGGTCGCGCCCCATATGTGGCCCACCCGGCCGCCCGACGCCACCCCGCAGGCCGGCCGGGCGGCACTCGGTCGCGGGTGAGGCGACGGCGGATCCGCCCGGCATCGTTATTGCTCGGGTCCGGGGAGAGGCGGCATCATGGCGGCGGCTGCGCTCGAACGGCAGCCGCACCCGGGGAGGCGCGCATGACGGGCGGTCGGATCGCGGGCTGGGCGTCGGCAGTGCTGGCGTGTCTCTGCATCCTCCTCGGCGCCGTCTCGGCGGCGGCCTCCTGCCTGCCGATCGCGCGGGCACCGGATTTCCGGGCGCGGCTGATCCCGGCCGCCGCCACCGATCTGATGCCGGGGCAGGTGGAGCTGACCTTTCTGGGGCATGCGAGCTTCCTGTTCCGCAGCCCGGAGGGCGCCACCGCCGTCACCGACTATAACGGCGTCCACCGGCCGCCGCTGGTGCCGGACATCGTGACGATGAACAACGCGCACCACACGCACTTCACCGACACGATCGATCCGGGGGTGAAGCACGTGCTGCGCGGCTGGGCCGATGCCGCGGGACAGGGGCCGGGACCGGCGCGGCACGACGTCACCTATCGCGACATCCGGGTCTGGAACATCCCGACCAACGTGCGCGACTGGGGCGACAATGCCCGAATCGGCGGCAATTCGATCTTCGTCTTCGAGGTCGCCGGCCTGTGCATCGCGCATCTGGGCCACCTGCACCACCGGCTGACCGACGAACACTTGGCCTATATGGGCGTCATCGACGTGCTGCTGGTGCCGGTCGACGGCGGCTACACGCTGGCGCAGCCGCTGATGATGGAGGTGATCCGGCAGATCCGGCCGTCGGTGGTGATCCCGATGCATTATTTCGGCATGGGCACGCTGGAGCGGTTCCTGACGATGCTGAGCGAGGATTTCGAGGTCGAGACGCGGCAGACCCCGGAGATCGTGCTGTCGCGGGCCACGCTGCCGCATCGCCGGGCGATCGTGCTGCCGGGTGACTGAACGCGGCCCGGCGTCGATGGGTCTGCCGCGAATTGGCCTGTCCACCCGGCGGCGTTGTGGCCCTTTCGCGGGCGCGCGCGGCGCCTAGGATGCCGGCCGCGACGCGCAGCGGAGGGAATGGACGTGACGAGCAGCCAGCGGACGAACGAACTCGGCCAGCCGATCGGCGATGCCCTGCCCGGCTGGACTGCGCGCCCGCGGCCGCCGCGCACGCCGATGGAAGGGCGGTTCTGCCGCATCGAGCCGCTGGATCCCGGCCGCCATGCCGCAGACCTGTACGCGGCCTATGCCGAGGACGTGGCCGGCCGGATGTGGACCTACATGACGCACGGGCCGTTCGCCTCGGCGGCGGAACTGGAGGCCTGGATGCGGGCGACCTGCCTGGGCGACGACCCGCTGGTGCACGCCATCATCGACCGCAGGACGGGGCGCGCGGCGGGTGCCGCCAGCTTCATGCGGATCGAGCCGGGCGTCGGCGTGATGGAGGTCGGCAGCATCACCTATCCGCCGCGCCTGCAGCGGACGGCCGCGGCGACCGAGACGATGTACCTGATGATGCGGCGGGCCTTCGAGGAGTTGGGCTATCGCCGCTACGAGTGGAAGTGCGACACCTGCAACGCGCCGTCGCGCGCGGCCGCGGCGCGGCTGGGCTTCACCTTCGAGGGCATCTTCCGGCAGGCCACCGTCTACAAGGGCCGCAACCGCGACACGGCCTGGTTCTCGATCCTCGACGGCGAGTGGCCGGCACTGAAGGCGGCGTTCGAAGGCTGGCTCGACCCGGCGAACTTCGACGGCGACGGGCAGCAGCGCCGGTCGCTCGGCACCTTCATCGACGCCGCCCGGGCAGCCTGAGCAAACGCGAAGTGCGCCGGCCGCGGGTTGTGCTATTGATTCGGGGTGGAGACGGGGGACGACACGCACGCGATCGCATCGGTGCTGCGCTACGACAGCCTGCGCCGTGGGCTCGCCTATTGGCATTCGAAACGCCGGGGACGGCCGATGCCGGCGCGGCGCGACCTCGACCCGATCGAGATCCCGCACCTGCTGCCCTGGGTCCTGCTGATCGACGTGCTGCGCGACCCGCTCGACTTCCGCTACCGGCTGATCGGCACGGAGGTGGTCGCCGTTTCGCGGCGCGACTTCACGGGCTTCCGCTTCTCGGAGCTGGCGGGCAAGGGGCCGGAGAGCGTCCTGTGGGACAACTGCCTGACCGTGGTGCGGACGCGTGCGCCGTTCTCCCGGCGCCCGCCCTATATCGGACCGCGCGACGACGTGCATAGCGGCCAGAACCTGCTGATGCCACTCTCCAGCGACGGAGAGACCGTCGACATGATCTTCCAGCTGATCGCCTACCAGCATCGGTGACCGCGGGCCGCGGCGGCGCGTGCGGCCCGAAACCTGCAGGGATGCGGCCGGGAGAAGGACCGACGCCACAGCCGGGGAGACCGCCATGGGCCACACCGTCTGCATCCGGAACGCCGCAT harbors:
- a CDS encoding MBL fold metallo-hydrolase, whose translation is MTGGRIAGWASAVLACLCILLGAVSAAASCLPIARAPDFRARLIPAAATDLMPGQVELTFLGHASFLFRSPEGATAVTDYNGVHRPPLVPDIVTMNNAHHTHFTDTIDPGVKHVLRGWADAAGQGPGPARHDVTYRDIRVWNIPTNVRDWGDNARIGGNSIFVFEVAGLCIAHLGHLHHRLTDEHLAYMGVIDVLLVPVDGGYTLAQPLMMEVIRQIRPSVVIPMHYFGMGTLERFLTMLSEDFEVETRQTPEIVLSRATLPHRRAIVLPGD
- a CDS encoding glucose 1-dehydrogenase — its product is MGQVDGKVALVSGGASGIGRAACETLAREGAAVIVADVDDALSAEVVAGIAKAGGRAKAVHLDVTEEQQWIDAVKATLDAFGRLDVLVNNAGICVNCPITDMTLAEWRRQQAVNVDGVFLGTKHAIPAMRQGGGGAIVNISSVAGLVGSSAGLAAYTATKGAVRLFTKSTALECATNGDNIRCNSVHPGIIITPLWGKMFPDDPSFQMGSNDLDPAKRMKRNIPVGRSGSAQDIANGILFLSSDASSYMNGSELVIDGGVTAA
- a CDS encoding heme lyase CcmF/NrfE family subunit gives rise to the protein MSVELGHFAVVMALAVALLQSVLPLIGASRGIPGLTAVARPAAQLQFLLVLAAFLALTNAFVTSDFSVELVVANSHSLKPLIYKISGVWGNHEGSLLLWVLILTLFGAAVASFGRNLPETLQARTLAVQAMISAGFLAFMLFTSNPFARLPMPPADGRDLNPLLQDPGLAFHPPFLYLGYVGFSIVFSFAVAALIEGRVDAAWARWVRPWTLLAWCGLTLGIALGSWWAYYELGWGGFWFWDPVENASLLPWLSGTALLHSATVVEKRNALKSWTILLAILTFSLSLIGTFLVRSGVLTSVHAFATDPERGIFILLLLVVAIGGALTLYAIRAPSLRSEGFFAPVSREGALVLNNLVLCTATATVFFGTLYPLFLDAVGGGKISVGPPYFNATFGPLMAALLLLVPLGPFLAWKRADLAGVAQRVWMAALGAAAIGAVAWWWRGGGPLLAVFGLALAAWLVLGALAEVAERIALFRAPAATVWSRARNLPRSAWGMTIAHAGVGIVMAGLVGLTAWTSEDIRVVRPGDRIEIAGHRLTFQGVSRTEGPNYIADVGRFRLESSGEILLPEKRIYPVAGTNTTEAAIRTTGFGDLYVVLGDAYPDGGWAVRIYDKPLAPWLWAGAVIMTLGGLVSLADRRYRVGAPTRGRKARPAGRRAPAARAPIDSGATGTG
- the argJ gene encoding bifunctional glutamate N-acetyltransferase/amino-acid acetyltransferase ArgJ, producing MPPRSPLAPTTIPDLPPIAGVRVGAVNCGIRYKGRDDLFMAELDPGTTVAGVFTRSQTASAPVLWCRRALSHGKARAIVANSGNSNAFTGARGDRTVAATVAKAAELLGCSEDEIFVASTGVIGEPFDHEKIPAALPALRDGLRPEAWSTAAAAILTTDTFPKVATRKARIGAAEVTINGIAKGSGMIAPDMATMFAFVFTDANIPAGVLQVLLNRSADRSFNCTTVDSDTSTSDTVILCATGQAAHRAVESSTEPALREFRRALDSICLDLAHQIVRDGEGATKFVTIEVTGATSARAAKRIGLAIANSPLVKTAIAGEDANWGRIVMAVGKSGEKADRDRLAISVGGVQITKDGQLVEGYDETPVAAHMKGQEIRIGVDLGLGRGRATVWTCDLTHGYIDINGSYRS
- a CDS encoding (deoxy)nucleoside triphosphate pyrophosphohydrolase gives rise to the protein MEAAEADAPILLVVAVALVDPDGRVLLARRPPGKALAGLWEFPGGKVDPGERPEAALIRELREELGIETDEACLAPFTFASHAYETFHLLMPLYVCRVWKGTAAAREGQELAWVRPVRMGDYPMPPADKPLVAMLRDLL
- the ccmE gene encoding cytochrome c maturation protein CcmE, translated to MTRKRRRLYLVGLALLSLGTATALMLTAFEDNLVFFFSPTELAAKGVEPGQRVRLGGLVEEGSVVRDSRTARVSFRITDTVKTVPVHYTGILPDLFREGQGVIVNGRLEADGSFAAAEVLAKHDENYMPPEVAAALKQADHLRTTAH
- a CDS encoding PAS domain-containing protein, translated to METGDDTHAIASVLRYDSLRRGLAYWHSKRRGRPMPARRDLDPIEIPHLLPWVLLIDVLRDPLDFRYRLIGTEVVAVSRRDFTGFRFSELAGKGPESVLWDNCLTVVRTRAPFSRRPPYIGPRDDVHSGQNLLMPLSSDGETVDMIFQLIAYQHR
- a CDS encoding PqqD family protein, translated to MTSLAYRQADGVLSAELDGETVMISQETGRYHGLRGSAGLLWDRLETPCGIGDLADALVRRYGLQEGEALDHSKRFVDGLLQRRLIVRVSGAAD
- a CDS encoding GNAT family protein; this encodes MTSSQRTNELGQPIGDALPGWTARPRPPRTPMEGRFCRIEPLDPGRHAADLYAAYAEDVAGRMWTYMTHGPFASAAELEAWMRATCLGDDPLVHAIIDRRTGRAAGAASFMRIEPGVGVMEVGSITYPPRLQRTAAATETMYLMMRRAFEELGYRRYEWKCDTCNAPSRAAAARLGFTFEGIFRQATVYKGRNRDTAWFSILDGEWPALKAAFEGWLDPANFDGDGQQRRSLGTFIDAARAA
- a CDS encoding HAMP domain-containing methyl-accepting chemotaxis protein: MNKLLPQWRIGGLLTGLFAVVLAVLTGFIGLSIFHAVVQKHDADQVAEATLAARDVFAGLQTTRLERGPVRNALQGPSPAEKSFIATVADLRAKSRAATASVIDICANLDCAPGITADALRASRDKIEALRTQVDSALTAGLAERPKDIAKAWDTAATSVVDHLEAISGSLGERVRMVDPIIGELIAIKDAAYLARDAVGLSRNLVSGAMDAGTIDAKRRTEMARLRGQAETGWGMVQDLTKRPGTPAEILAAVAAAKGAYAETLVKQRDAIEQAIEAGQPVPVGKSEWVTVSNAALDSLAGISTTALDLTLAHARARSDAAQGQLLLQGGLLAFAILVGIVGLAIIRGRVTRPIAAITRAMRQVAGGDLSTAVPYGDRRDEIGELAGALVVFKETAAERARMQAVTAEEQERRERSRQAVDALIRGFEAEIAALLQTVSTAGSDLNATATAMNGAAVEEAEQANTVVTASEQASANVQTVAAASEELSKSIEEIGQQVDQSQTIARQAVGEAQRTNQTVAGLVEAAQKVGHVVDLINSIAAQTNLLALNATIEAARAGDAGKGFAVVASEVKNLANQTAKATEEIASQIQAMQGVSGEAATAIQGIGSTIVRIDEIATAIAAAVEEQNAATLEIARNVQQAAQGTEQVSHSILGIRDAAGQTSARADQVLSASDALSLQASAIRERVEHFLKAVQAA